A DNA window from Corynebacterium ciconiae DSM 44920 contains the following coding sequences:
- a CDS encoding glycerophosphodiester phosphodiesterase family protein yields MFVIAHRGASADYPELTATAFTEAFLQGADGVECDVRLTRCGELVCIHDPIVDRVSDGRGRVSTHTVEQLREYNFGTEEAPSAPCTLDELLDIMDDHPDKHLFIESKHPMRYGRMLEEELVKTLRYRGLLADPHIHVISFSGSAIHRIQQLAPALDRIYLRNDPNAWYHRIRELTIQPTAVGLSMRTAREHIRDHTLPPSSYVWTVDDPEDMTLCRDSGVQWLATNLPALAREVVDRGTGH; encoded by the coding sequence ATGTTTGTGATTGCGCATCGCGGCGCATCCGCCGACTATCCGGAGCTGACGGCCACAGCCTTCACCGAGGCTTTTCTACAGGGCGCCGATGGGGTGGAGTGCGATGTTCGGCTCACTCGCTGCGGGGAGCTTGTCTGTATCCATGATCCCATCGTGGATCGAGTGTCCGATGGTCGTGGCCGAGTATCCACGCACACAGTTGAGCAGCTGCGCGAATACAATTTCGGCACCGAGGAGGCCCCCTCGGCACCGTGCACGCTGGACGAGTTGCTCGACATCATGGACGATCATCCGGATAAGCACCTCTTTATCGAAAGCAAACACCCAATGCGTTATGGGCGAATGCTGGAAGAGGAATTGGTAAAAACGCTGCGCTACCGCGGCTTATTGGCCGACCCCCACATTCACGTCATTTCTTTTTCGGGCTCGGCGATCCACCGTATCCAACAGCTGGCGCCGGCACTGGATCGGATCTATCTGCGTAACGATCCCAATGCGTGGTACCACCGCATCCGCGAGCTCACCATTCAGCCCACGGCGGTGGGCTTATCGATGCGCACCGCCCGCGAACACATTCGTGATCACACGCTGCCGCCGTCGAGCTATGTGTGGACTGTGGATGATCCGGAGGACATGACCCTATGCCGCGATAGCGGGGTGCAGTGGCTGGCTACCAATCTGCCTGCCCTCGCCCGCGAAGTGGTAGATCGCGGCACGGGCCACTAG
- a CDS encoding DUF5926 family protein — translation MGKKKKNRENLPEGMSRKQAKLAARAAERAALMGENRPFEGLAAEPQLVALQEFIPSAYAKVEVAGSEREVYICTVLPGAVAALVRDNEAGGEAFVAMQTQHRTKTQGKDLAYALNWAISAAPGSTLAPGHQDGSQPALTELLSADSELDVQAFDTFDWWVPEGQTSDEQTGRMLQMANDTIIPSQQVHASVPGALWWVDPGEKAHIRWVRQDDEDKLLAALARIGAAGKLHLGEDTKFAGTFRTHGLVVPVFDLDPTITAQEFVPAIEELNAVIEAELNNDAQLTAEERKALNNIKSRQLTIR, via the coding sequence ATGGGCAAAAAGAAGAAGAATCGTGAGAACCTGCCGGAGGGCATGAGCCGCAAGCAGGCTAAATTGGCTGCCCGCGCCGCAGAGCGCGCCGCACTGATGGGCGAAAACCGCCCCTTCGAGGGGCTGGCTGCCGAGCCGCAGCTGGTGGCGCTGCAGGAGTTCATCCCCTCCGCCTACGCCAAGGTCGAGGTCGCTGGAAGTGAGCGCGAGGTCTACATTTGCACCGTGCTGCCGGGTGCAGTTGCCGCTCTCGTGCGCGATAATGAGGCCGGTGGCGAGGCATTCGTGGCCATGCAGACCCAGCACCGCACCAAGACCCAGGGCAAGGATTTGGCCTACGCCCTCAACTGGGCTATTTCCGCCGCTCCCGGTTCCACGCTGGCACCTGGTCACCAGGATGGTTCCCAGCCCGCACTCACCGAGTTGCTCAGCGCCGATTCCGAGCTAGATGTGCAGGCTTTCGACACCTTCGACTGGTGGGTGCCCGAGGGGCAGACCAGTGACGAGCAGACTGGGCGTATGCTGCAGATGGCCAATGACACCATCATCCCCTCGCAGCAGGTGCACGCATCGGTTCCGGGCGCCTTGTGGTGGGTGGATCCCGGCGAGAAGGCCCACATTCGTTGGGTGCGCCAAGACGATGAGGACAAGCTTCTTGCCGCGTTGGCTCGGATCGGAGCGGCCGGCAAGCTGCACTTGGGTGAGGACACCAAGTTCGCCGGCACTTTCCGTACCCACGGCCTCGTGGTTCCGGTGTTCGATCTCGATCCCACCATCACCGCGCAGGAGTTTGTGCCCGCCATCGAGGAGCTCAACGCCGTCATCGAGGCAGAGCTCAACAATGATGCGCAGCTCACCGCCGAGGAGCGCAAAGCACTCAATAACATCAAGTCGCGGCAGCTGACCATTCGCTAA
- a CDS encoding HNH endonuclease signature motif containing protein: protein MSVTDHVQQIVDRIGEDLAQLVALYDVDTGGFTSLGATLPQLAELEQHMALKAHLDVLIAHHASTEDLMDAVGTSKPRRILKEHLGWSNQRANSTIGQASCLYGTLKDEPDEQLSETENEINRDTAEMLRGQTRQQLRDHRISGETRTAIDKALLGLRTKNALLRETLRHNAVRYAYEASCDDTRAYVKRLVNEANSELSPEPARAERNRAFTITDADNDGGSRLFGYLPERITAKLRAWLEPFVDRTPNKDDPRSTQQRYADALDAALDHGSPGKPTLVFSVSAKDFDDADRAAAGMLFPTNTGNELTVADVLALTEAKYGFVCVHDPRTGQALDLRRTTRLANFYQRLALFASELVCSHPGCSEPVSRCDIHHITSWNDGGPTDLANLTLRCPEHHSDNDDTWEHPAKTHAARHPDTGVVGSATAERPNDPVPNTSTAARHSAGAKIRRQAWPQPPPEPGH, encoded by the coding sequence ATGTCTGTCACCGACCACGTACAGCAGATCGTTGATCGTATTGGCGAGGATCTCGCTCAGCTCGTGGCGCTCTATGACGTGGACACGGGCGGGTTCACCTCGCTCGGCGCTACCCTCCCCCAGTTGGCGGAGCTAGAACAACACATGGCGCTCAAGGCACACCTCGATGTGCTTATCGCCCACCACGCCAGCACCGAGGATCTCATGGATGCAGTGGGCACCTCCAAGCCGCGCCGCATCCTCAAGGAGCATCTCGGGTGGTCGAATCAGCGGGCGAATTCCACCATCGGCCAAGCCAGCTGCCTCTACGGCACGCTCAAGGACGAGCCCGACGAGCAGCTGAGCGAAACCGAAAACGAGATCAACCGGGACACCGCGGAGATGCTTCGCGGCCAGACGCGCCAGCAGCTACGCGATCACCGCATTTCCGGCGAGACCCGCACTGCCATTGATAAGGCCCTGCTTGGGCTGCGCACAAAGAACGCTCTGCTACGTGAAACACTGCGCCACAACGCCGTGCGCTACGCCTACGAGGCCAGCTGCGATGACACGCGCGCCTATGTGAAACGTCTCGTGAACGAAGCGAACAGCGAGCTCAGCCCCGAGCCCGCCCGTGCGGAACGCAACCGCGCCTTCACCATCACCGATGCCGATAATGACGGCGGCAGCCGGCTCTTCGGCTACTTGCCCGAGCGTATTACCGCAAAACTGCGGGCATGGCTCGAGCCCTTCGTGGATCGCACCCCCAATAAGGATGATCCGCGCAGTACCCAACAGCGCTATGCCGATGCCCTCGACGCTGCTCTCGATCACGGCAGCCCCGGCAAACCCACCTTGGTGTTTTCGGTATCGGCCAAGGATTTCGACGATGCCGATCGTGCTGCCGCTGGGATGCTCTTTCCCACCAACACCGGCAATGAACTCACCGTCGCCGATGTTCTCGCCCTGACCGAGGCCAAATACGGTTTCGTCTGCGTGCACGATCCCCGCACCGGTCAGGCCCTCGACTTGCGGCGCACCACGCGGCTGGCGAACTTCTACCAGCGGCTTGCGCTTTTCGCCTCCGAACTCGTCTGCTCACACCCAGGCTGCTCGGAGCCGGTCAGCCGCTGCGACATCCACCACATCACCTCGTGGAATGATGGCGGACCAACCGACCTGGCGAACCTCACACTGCGCTGCCCAGAACATCACAGCGACAACGATGACACCTGGGAGCATCCCGCCAAAACCCATGCGGCCCGGCATCCCGACACCGGTGTGGTGGGTTCAGCCACCGCCGAGCGGCCGAACGATCCGGTGCCAAATACCTCGACTGCGGCCAGACACTCCGCCGGTGCAAAGATCCGCCGCCAAGCCTGGCCGCAACCACCACCCGAACCCGGACATTAG
- a CDS encoding LCP family protein, with product MDDFARDKDGRILRDRYGRPVRRRPQPPRSGGSPASRREPHPPREPQPRREPRREPRREPRREPRHESPREPQRPQRHRRDSDTPARHRQPSYEEQRRAYYREHPEAARSSQQRPRQYYAPVQQPGQHGQYSPRQHAAAPPRPAAAPRRRAPWRALRLPRMGCFSMFRWAVAIIVTIAVVGMLWADTKFERVDAMPAQQISNTRGSNWLLVGSDSREGLSPEQNHELMTGGDVGGNRTDTIMVLHVPTFGKPTLLSIPRDSYVPIPGYGMDKINAAFSFGGPPLLIETVEQSTGLKIDHYAEVGFGGFANAVDAVGGVDLCVDEPIHDDVINFHLEAGCQEFNGAQALSFVRTRSTAQGDIDRAARQRQFLTALAKKVASPTTFLNPFRSFPLVNGVAGSLTVDSGDHTWHLMWAALHMLGGFNTEVVPVGGMDNVDVGSVVLWDETEAEQLFSSLR from the coding sequence ATGGACGATTTCGCGAGAGACAAAGACGGCCGCATTCTGCGCGATCGCTACGGCCGCCCCGTGAGGCGGCGCCCTCAGCCGCCCCGGTCGGGGGGCTCTCCCGCTTCTCGACGCGAACCTCACCCCCCTCGTGAGCCGCAACCCCGGCGCGAACCTCGCCGGGAACCCCGGCGTGAGCCGCGTCGCGAACCCCGTCATGAATCTCCCCGTGAACCCCAGCGGCCGCAGCGGCACCGGCGTGACAGCGACACACCTGCCCGGCACCGCCAGCCCAGCTATGAAGAGCAGCGGCGGGCCTATTACCGCGAGCACCCCGAGGCGGCCCGCTCGTCGCAGCAGCGCCCCCGCCAGTATTACGCCCCTGTGCAGCAGCCGGGTCAGCACGGCCAGTATTCGCCGAGGCAGCATGCAGCTGCCCCACCACGCCCGGCGGCCGCGCCGCGGCGTCGTGCCCCGTGGCGGGCTCTGCGCTTGCCACGCATGGGCTGTTTCTCCATGTTCCGCTGGGCTGTGGCGATCATCGTCACCATCGCGGTAGTGGGCATGCTGTGGGCCGACACCAAATTCGAACGAGTAGACGCGATGCCAGCCCAGCAGATCTCCAACACGCGTGGCTCGAATTGGCTGCTGGTGGGCTCGGATTCCCGCGAAGGGCTTAGCCCTGAGCAAAACCACGAGCTCATGACCGGTGGTGATGTGGGAGGCAACCGCACAGACACGATCATGGTGCTGCACGTGCCCACCTTCGGCAAGCCCACGCTGCTGTCTATCCCGCGCGATAGCTATGTGCCGATTCCCGGCTACGGCATGGACAAGATCAACGCCGCCTTCTCCTTCGGCGGCCCACCTTTGCTCATCGAGACCGTCGAACAGAGCACGGGACTCAAGATCGACCACTACGCCGAGGTCGGCTTCGGCGGCTTTGCCAACGCAGTCGACGCCGTTGGCGGGGTGGATCTCTGCGTGGACGAACCCATCCACGACGATGTCATCAACTTCCACCTCGAGGCCGGTTGCCAAGAATTCAATGGCGCCCAAGCCTTGAGCTTTGTGCGCACCCGCTCCACCGCGCAGGGAGATATTGACCGCGCGGCTCGTCAGCGACAGTTCCTCACCGCCCTCGCCAAGAAGGTGGCCTCCCCGACTACCTTCCTCAACCCTTTCCGGTCTTTCCCACTGGTTAACGGCGTCGCGGGATCGCTCACGGTGGACTCCGGCGACCACACTTGGCATTTGATGTGGGCGGCGCTGCACATGCTCGGCGGCTTTAACACCGAGGTGGTGCCAGTCGGTGGCATGGACAACGTGGATGTGGGCTCCGTGGTGCTATGGGATGAAACCGAAGCTGAGCAACTCTTCAGCTCCCTTCGCTAG
- a CDS encoding CPBP family intramembrane glutamic endopeptidase codes for MILAEIIVVLLITFGTSGLRSSLRLIDALLAPEALNEQSTTLNAPQSSALWLDLGLQLISAAALCGWGLLVVYLLARDRILLPRPRLRDGLIGAGLAAIIGVPGLGLYLVALHAGWSKEVVVSAYHSGLWAGVILLLWSFANAFAEETVVVWWLSTRLAQLRWAPVAIIAASAVLRGSYHLYQGVSAGAGNIVMGIVFAAVYLKIRRVWPLVFAHFFIDAVAFLGYQFLDVSRLGLS; via the coding sequence ATGATCCTCGCGGAAATTATTGTGGTGCTTCTTATCACCTTCGGCACCTCGGGGCTGCGGTCGAGTCTCCGCCTCATTGATGCGCTGCTCGCGCCGGAGGCACTCAACGAGCAAAGCACCACGCTCAACGCCCCGCAATCCTCAGCGCTGTGGCTCGATCTGGGCCTGCAATTGATCTCGGCGGCTGCACTGTGCGGCTGGGGGCTGCTGGTGGTCTATCTGCTTGCCCGCGACCGCATCCTGCTACCGCGGCCGCGGCTGCGCGATGGACTGATCGGGGCTGGGCTCGCCGCGATCATTGGTGTCCCTGGGCTCGGTCTGTATCTTGTGGCGCTGCACGCTGGCTGGAGTAAAGAGGTGGTGGTCTCCGCCTATCACTCGGGGCTGTGGGCGGGCGTGATCCTGCTGCTGTGGAGCTTCGCCAATGCCTTCGCCGAAGAAACCGTGGTGGTGTGGTGGCTCAGCACCCGGCTCGCGCAGCTGCGGTGGGCGCCGGTGGCGATCATTGCCGCCTCCGCGGTGCTGCGCGGCTCCTACCACCTGTACCAGGGCGTGAGCGCCGGGGCGGGCAATATTGTGATGGGTATCGTCTTCGCCGCCGTCTATCTTAAGATTCGGCGGGTGTGGCCGCTGGTATTCGCGCATTTCTTCATCGATGCCGTCGCTTTTCTCGGCTACCAGTTCCTCGATGTATCGAGGCTCGGATTGTCTTAG
- a CDS encoding amidase, which produces MPHPTPPIETELARIHRALAALSPAEHGVIHDGTAHPIAPTGHGHLDGMVLFVKDLSDVAGMPTSYGSVHRRHLPRSHDHVSAWLLRQGATIAGKTATSEMGMTAYTEPVGQPPTQNPLWPGRTPGGSSGGAAALVARGIVPAAHASDGGGSIRVPAAACGLVGFKPPHTPGEGRLTAQGFLTTSVRRAAALHGLTPRPSRLRIGVLRAPLHGDGDVDPIMLSALDDATSHLRSLGHEIIAVDPAYGPEPFAAFQTLMWCKSRRIPGPASAIVEYMRQRGAELPSGALEEALHVLAGVDRHVRHSWRCDLLLSPTLAYDPPPIGAFSSLDPQADFDEQTRWTPWGSLFNITGRAAISVPWQLPGRAPVGLHLGCIHADPAALLGVAEELETPGEKD; this is translated from the coding sequence ATGCCGCACCCCACCCCGCCGATCGAGACCGAGCTGGCCCGCATCCATCGCGCACTGGCGGCGCTAAGCCCCGCCGAGCACGGCGTGATCCACGATGGCACCGCCCACCCCATCGCCCCCACCGGCCACGGGCACCTCGACGGCATGGTGCTCTTTGTCAAAGACCTCTCCGATGTGGCCGGCATGCCCACCAGCTACGGCTCCGTGCATCGTCGCCACCTGCCGCGCAGCCACGATCATGTCAGCGCATGGCTACTGCGCCAGGGAGCCACCATCGCCGGTAAAACCGCCACCTCGGAGATGGGAATGACAGCCTATACCGAGCCCGTAGGGCAGCCGCCCACCCAGAATCCGCTGTGGCCCGGGCGCACCCCCGGCGGCTCTTCTGGGGGCGCCGCAGCGCTCGTAGCTCGAGGTATTGTGCCCGCCGCCCACGCCTCCGATGGCGGCGGCTCCATCCGGGTACCGGCTGCCGCCTGCGGTCTCGTGGGCTTCAAACCGCCACACACCCCCGGCGAGGGCCGACTCACCGCCCAAGGCTTCCTCACCACTAGCGTCCGCCGTGCCGCTGCCCTCCACGGCCTCACGCCCCGCCCCTCGCGGCTGCGCATCGGCGTTCTTCGCGCGCCCCTGCACGGCGACGGGGACGTGGATCCCATCATGCTCTCCGCGCTTGACGACGCCACCTCGCACCTTCGCAGCCTCGGCCACGAGATCATCGCCGTGGACCCCGCCTACGGCCCGGAGCCCTTTGCCGCTTTCCAAACCCTGATGTGGTGCAAGTCCCGCCGCATCCCTGGTCCGGCCTCAGCGATCGTGGAGTACATGCGCCAGCGCGGTGCTGAGCTCCCGTCCGGCGCGCTCGAGGAGGCGCTCCACGTCCTTGCAGGCGTGGACCGCCACGTGCGCCATAGCTGGCGATGCGACCTACTGCTCAGCCCGACCCTGGCCTATGATCCCCCGCCGATCGGCGCATTCAGCTCCCTCGACCCACAGGCCGATTTCGATGAACAAACCCGTTGGACCCCGTGGGGCAGTCTTTTTAATATCACCGGCCGCGCTGCGATCTCGGTGCCGTGGCAGCTGCCAGGCCGGGCACCGGTGGGCCTGCATTTAGGCTGCATCCACGCAGACCCAGCCGCACTGCTGGGGGTGGCCGAGGAGCTGGAGACACCAGGAGAGAAGGATTAA
- the pheA gene encoding prephenate dehydratase, producing MTTTVAFLGPRGTFTEMAMQAFAERGCFDSPEPAGLPVSSPAEALAAVVEGRADYACVAIENSVDGAVTPTFDALAAAEGVQIYHEFALEISFALMRGDATSSTTPPRLSTHPVAWQQVKNSAQQLVGEVEFIPASSNAAAAEAVAKGEADYAAAPEAAAALWGLEVVASDVADVPGARTQFVVVGPAGIPTERTGNDRTSVVFTLPNVPGSLVGALSEFSLRGVDLTRIESRPTRTGLGTYRFHADLVGHIDDAIVAEALRALHMRCESVQYLGSWPHSSTPPEQPDRSTEREAATAWVAAMREGRR from the coding sequence ATGACGACGACGGTGGCTTTTCTCGGTCCGCGCGGTACCTTCACGGAGATGGCGATGCAGGCCTTCGCTGAGCGCGGCTGCTTCGACAGCCCCGAGCCGGCTGGTCTGCCGGTGTCCTCCCCGGCGGAGGCGCTCGCCGCGGTGGTGGAGGGCAGGGCCGATTATGCCTGTGTGGCCATCGAAAATTCAGTGGACGGCGCCGTCACGCCGACCTTTGATGCTCTCGCTGCGGCGGAGGGGGTGCAGATCTATCACGAATTCGCCCTCGAGATCTCCTTCGCACTCATGCGTGGCGACGCCACCTCCAGCACCACTCCGCCGCGGTTGAGCACCCACCCCGTGGCGTGGCAACAGGTGAAGAACTCGGCCCAGCAGCTTGTAGGAGAGGTGGAATTTATCCCCGCCTCCTCAAATGCTGCGGCCGCGGAGGCTGTGGCCAAAGGAGAGGCCGACTATGCCGCCGCCCCGGAAGCCGCGGCTGCGCTGTGGGGGCTTGAGGTGGTGGCCAGCGACGTGGCGGATGTACCCGGTGCCCGCACCCAGTTTGTGGTGGTGGGCCCAGCGGGAATACCGACCGAGCGTACGGGCAACGATCGCACCTCGGTGGTGTTTACGCTGCCGAATGTGCCCGGCAGCCTGGTAGGTGCGTTGTCCGAGTTTTCGCTGCGCGGGGTAGATCTCACTCGGATTGAATCCCGCCCTACCCGCACTGGGCTGGGTACCTATCGTTTTCACGCGGATTTGGTGGGACATATCGACGATGCCATAGTGGCGGAGGCGCTGCGGGCGCTGCATATGCGCTGCGAGTCCGTGCAGTATTTAGGCTCGTGGCCGCACAGCTCCACCCCGCCGGAGCAGCCCGACCGCAGCACCGAACGCGAGGCAGCCACCGCCTGGGTGGCGGCGATGAGAGAAGGTAGGCGATGA
- a CDS encoding histidine phosphatase family protein, translating into MSTSPRTGRIILARHGQTYANKNLVLDTLPPGAELTELGQSQAQELGQKLAEFSGPHLGRIYSGVAIRAQQTAMRAAASFREDSGLPLDRVLVREGVHEISAGDLEGSTRREDAELYVEHFVRRLRGEQAALPGGESLRAIVSRYLPVLVEMLNDHVDAGRDAVLVNHGAISRTVATHACALEPEFARDHRLENCGLIVLEPRGRIFGRWTLTHWSDTPVEQLCGD; encoded by the coding sequence ATGAGTACATCTCCCCGCACGGGTCGAATCATCTTGGCTCGGCACGGCCAGACCTATGCCAACAAAAACCTAGTGCTCGATACCCTCCCGCCGGGGGCTGAGCTCACCGAGCTCGGCCAGAGCCAGGCCCAGGAATTGGGGCAGAAGCTGGCCGAGTTCAGCGGCCCGCACCTGGGACGGATCTACAGCGGGGTGGCCATTCGCGCCCAGCAGACCGCGATGCGTGCAGCCGCGAGTTTCCGCGAGGACAGCGGCCTCCCCCTAGACCGGGTGCTGGTGCGTGAAGGGGTACACGAGATCAGCGCCGGTGATCTCGAGGGCAGTACCCGCCGGGAGGATGCGGAGCTTTATGTGGAGCACTTCGTCCGCCGGCTCCGCGGCGAGCAGGCCGCCCTGCCCGGTGGGGAATCGCTGCGCGCGATTGTGAGCCGTTATCTGCCGGTGTTGGTGGAGATGCTCAATGACCATGTTGATGCGGGCCGGGACGCGGTGCTGGTGAATCACGGGGCGATCAGTCGTACGGTGGCCACTCATGCGTGTGCGCTGGAGCCGGAGTTTGCGCGCGATCATCGTCTGGAGAACTGCGGGCTGATTGTACTGGAGCCGCGCGGGCGTATCTTCGGCCGCTGGACACTGACCCATTGGTCAGATACTCCCGTGGAGCAGCTTTGTGGGGACTGA
- a CDS encoding metallopeptidase family protein has translation MVTISDERFEELVDMGLDLIPEELLSRLTNVVIRIEDRNPDSPDILGLYEGVALPDRTNEFSGFLPDTITIYKESLKEYCVSERQLVEQVGITVVHEIAHYFGIDDARLHELGWG, from the coding sequence ATGGTGACCATCAGCGACGAACGCTTCGAAGAACTCGTGGACATGGGCCTCGACCTCATCCCCGAGGAACTGCTGAGCAGGCTGACCAACGTGGTCATCCGGATCGAGGATCGCAACCCCGATTCCCCCGACATCCTCGGACTCTACGAGGGCGTCGCGCTGCCCGACCGCACCAACGAGTTCAGCGGATTCCTCCCCGACACCATTACGATCTACAAGGAATCGCTCAAAGAATACTGTGTGAGCGAAAGGCAGCTCGTCGAGCAGGTGGGCATCACCGTAGTGCACGAGATCGCGCACTATTTCGGCATTGACGACGCTCGGCTCCACGAACTCGGCTGGGGTTAA
- a CDS encoding septum formation family protein codes for MGDVNSTTTPTWRSGTALRICAIAALAGGVAIGSFDMVRENQAPEETPNASSTTSTVEEVAPFTTADAGSCVTWSFTPTGDVADFEQTDCASPHRFEVTARENLAAYPSSEFGPDAPAPDLTRQAQLREELCQQPTITYLNGTYDPRGRYSIAPVLPPPSAWEAGDRTMLCGLQSTDPNGVPQETTGKVADQDQARVKEPGTCVSIDGANVPHTVACDADHMLEVTRVVNLTEFFPDSVPTEEQQNDKLNQVCTQAAEEYLGNEENLYQSTLQPFWTTLSADAWQGGSKSVNCSLIKAREDGGFSTLKGTATGPFTIDGAAPPPQPERNPLREDVRR; via the coding sequence ATGGGGGACGTGAACTCGACGACTACACCCACCTGGCGCAGCGGCACCGCGCTGCGGATCTGCGCAATTGCCGCCCTCGCCGGCGGCGTGGCGATCGGTAGTTTCGACATGGTGCGGGAAAACCAAGCCCCCGAGGAAACCCCGAACGCCTCCTCTACTACCTCCACCGTGGAAGAGGTTGCGCCCTTCACCACAGCCGACGCCGGCTCGTGTGTGACTTGGTCGTTCACCCCCACCGGTGATGTCGCCGACTTCGAACAAACTGACTGCGCCAGCCCCCACCGTTTCGAGGTGACCGCGCGAGAGAACCTCGCCGCCTACCCCTCCTCCGAGTTCGGCCCCGACGCCCCCGCCCCAGATCTCACCCGGCAAGCGCAGCTGCGGGAGGAGCTGTGCCAGCAACCCACCATCACGTACCTCAACGGCACCTACGATCCGCGTGGCCGCTACTCTATAGCGCCAGTCCTGCCGCCGCCGAGCGCCTGGGAGGCCGGAGATCGCACCATGCTCTGCGGCCTACAGTCCACCGATCCCAATGGTGTGCCGCAAGAAACTACCGGCAAGGTCGCCGACCAGGACCAAGCTCGAGTCAAGGAACCGGGCACCTGCGTGAGCATCGACGGGGCGAACGTGCCGCACACCGTGGCCTGCGATGCCGACCACATGCTCGAGGTCACTCGCGTTGTGAACCTCACGGAATTCTTCCCCGACTCGGTGCCCACCGAAGAGCAGCAAAACGACAAGCTCAACCAGGTGTGCACCCAAGCAGCTGAGGAGTATCTCGGCAACGAGGAAAACCTCTACCAGTCCACACTGCAGCCTTTCTGGACCACGCTCTCCGCCGATGCGTGGCAGGGCGGCTCGAAGTCTGTGAACTGCTCGCTCATCAAGGCCCGCGAGGACGGCGGCTTCTCCACACTCAAGGGCACCGCCACCGGCCCGTTCACCATCGACGGCGCCGCCCCTCCGCCACAACCGGAGCGCAACCCGTTGCGCGAGGACGTCCGACGTTAG
- a CDS encoding GntR family transcriptional regulator codes for MSSSPSFPARPLADTGKPKHAQLREVLEDICTHELKPGDMLPGERILEDTFGVSRITVRRAIGDLVASGKLKRARGKGTFVAPNPLVNRLHLASFSSEMEAQQLTASSKILASAWAPAPPDVAEFFGTDPSTPHTHLVRLRLGNGEPYAIDDGWYNSRYAPNLLETDVYKSVYAILDRDYGVAVTDAEQTATAANASPDDAELLGLRPHDALLAVTRLSTSHDKPVEWCRSLYHPDRFSLKTHVQRA; via the coding sequence ATGTCCTCGTCCCCGTCATTTCCTGCGCGCCCGCTCGCCGACACCGGCAAGCCCAAGCATGCCCAGCTGCGGGAAGTTCTCGAGGATATTTGCACCCACGAGCTCAAGCCGGGTGACATGTTGCCCGGTGAGCGCATCTTGGAAGACACCTTCGGGGTCTCTCGCATCACGGTACGCCGCGCTATCGGTGACTTGGTGGCCAGCGGCAAACTCAAAAGGGCCCGCGGCAAAGGCACCTTCGTAGCCCCCAACCCGCTGGTTAACCGCCTCCACTTGGCGTCCTTCTCCTCCGAGATGGAAGCCCAGCAGCTGACCGCCAGCTCCAAGATTTTGGCCTCCGCCTGGGCCCCTGCCCCGCCAGACGTGGCAGAGTTCTTCGGCACCGACCCCTCCACCCCGCACACCCACCTCGTGCGGCTGCGGCTGGGCAATGGCGAGCCCTATGCGATCGACGATGGCTGGTACAACTCCCGCTACGCCCCGAACCTGCTTGAGACAGACGTGTACAAATCCGTCTACGCCATTTTGGATCGCGACTACGGCGTGGCCGTCACCGACGCGGAGCAAACCGCCACCGCCGCCAACGCCAGCCCAGACGATGCTGAGCTGCTCGGGCTGCGCCCCCACGACGCACTCCTGGCCGTCACACGGCTGTCCACCTCGCACGACAAGCCCGTTGAGTGGTGTCGCTCCTTGTACCACCCCGATCGATTTAGCCTTAAAACCCACGTGCAACGAGCATAA